One region of Juglans microcarpa x Juglans regia isolate MS1-56 chromosome 7S, Jm3101_v1.0, whole genome shotgun sequence genomic DNA includes:
- the LOC121240198 gene encoding protein SMG7-like isoform X2, which produces MMIEQMDKMSTPTSREHAQRLYEKNVELEKRRRRSAQARIPSDPNAWQQMRENYEAIILEDHVFSEQHSIEYALWQLHYRRIEELRQHFSATLATAGSNTSQGVKGPARPDRIAKIRMQFKAFLSEATGFYHDLILKIRAKYGLPLGYFSEDSDNRIVMEKDGKKSTEMRNGLISCHRCLIYLGDLARYKGLYGEGDSKSREYAAASSYYLQASSLWPSSGNPHHQLAILASYSGDELLTVYRYFRSLAVDSPFSTARDNLIVAFEKNRQTYSQLSEDVKASVIKESPVRLTGKGKGKGDVKLASKDTNTEGSQVKDGASTGPETYKSFCVRFVRLNGILFTRTSLETFAEVLSLVSSGLCELLTSGPQEELNFGADALENGLLIVRLISILIFTVHNVRREAEGQSYSEIVQRAVLLQNAFTAVFELMGHILERCVQLHDPSSSYLLPGILVFVEWLACCPDVATGSDADEKQETVRSRFWNNCISFLNKLLSNKAMSIDDDEDETCFNNASRYEEEETENRLALWEDLELRGFLPLLPAQTILDFSRKHSFGVDGNKEKVARVRRILAAGKHLANVVRVDQEPMRFDSKVKKFIIGVEPQTTNGCMFTTTYGAMPPTNSMMYEKKLEKTKNLGIPQQNPELEGEEEDEVIVFKPTVAERRSDAIGLEWAPYEGLDPGLNVSTNDMKFLGSSVSAPLGNLRQQIGLDSGLQVPLSVANMVPQHPQPIQSYASKWSVEEESVLSNGLKGLRFPEDGHLMKSEHQDNGIFTPVNSASIQQAVSANNGSMSYSHTKAPEPFISKIDAFPLSGVMSDNLAVKTSSASVAGTRRSPVGRPIRHLGPPPGFNPVRPKQVNELVSGSDLVSELPVMDDYSWLDGYQLPSSRKGSGTNSSINYPSYSNAQHINISNGSSGTVNFPFPGKQLPIMPFSVENQKGWQEYQTLEQLNLHHEQQLQQQLNPINGNQQFTRLPEQYQGQSIWTGRYFV; this is translated from the exons ATGATGATTGAACAGATGGATAAAATGTCCACTCCAACATCTAGGGAGCATGCCCAACGTCTTTATGAGAAG AATGTGGAATTGGAAAAAAGGCGTCGAAGGTCGGCCCAGGCACGCATCCCATCAGATCCGAATGCTTGGCAACAGATGCGTGAGAATTATGAAGCAATAATTCTTGAGGATCATGTTTTCTCTGAGCAGCACAGCATTGAATATGCTCTTTGGCAGTTACACTACAGGAGAATTGAGGAATTGAGACAACACTTTAGTGCTACTTTAGCAACTGCAGGCTCAAACACATCTCAGGGTGTGAAAGGCCCTGCTCGACCTGATCGAATTGCAAAAATAAGAATGCAATTCAAAGCTTTCCTTTCAGAAGCAACTGGGTTTTACCACGATCTTATTTTGAAAATCCGAGCTAAGTATGGCCTTCCTCTGGGTTATTTCTCTGAGGATTCAGACAACCGAATTGTTATGGAGAAAGATGGGAAGAAATCTACTGAAATGAGAAATGGTCTGATATCTTGTCACCGTTGCTTGATATATTTGGGTGACCTTGCACGTTATAAAGGACTATATGGGGAGGGTGACTCTAAAAGTCGGGAGTATGCTGCAGCTTCAAGTTACTATTTGCAAGCTTCATCTCTGTGGCCATCAAGTGGGAATCCCCATCATCAG CTTGCTATATTGGCTTCCTATTCGGGGGACGAGCTATTGACAGTTTATCGATATTTTCGGAGTCTGGCAGTGGATAGTCCCTTCTCAACAGCAAGGGATAACTTGATTGTTGCATTTGAGaag AATCGTCAGACTTACTCTCAACTGTCCGAGGATGTCAAAGCTTCTGTGATCAAGGAATCTCCTGTGCGGTTGACTGGCAAGGGAAAAGGGAAAGGGGATGTGAAACTTGCATCAAAAGATACAAACACAGAAGGCAGCCAAGTAAAGGACGGAGCATCCACTGGGCCCGAGACTTATAAATCCTTTTGTGTTCGGTTTGTTCGTCTAAATGGAATTCTTTTCACACGCACAAG CCTGGAGACATTTGCAGAAGTTCTGTCTTTGGTTAGCAGTGGTTTATGTGAACTTCTGACTTCTGGGCCACAAGAAGAGCTGAATTTTGGTGCTGATGCTCTTGAGAATGGACTTCTCATTGTTAGACTTATCTCCATTCTTATATTCACAGTTCATAATGTAAGAAGGGAGGCTGAAGGTCAATCATATTCGGAAATTGTACAGCGTGCTGTTCTACTTCAGAATGCATTTACTGCTGTTTTTGAGTTGATGGGACACATTCTAGAGAGATGTGTGCAGCTGCATGATCCTTCTTCAAGTTACCTCTTACCTGGCATTCTGGTATTTGTAGAATGGCTGGCTTGTTGTCCAGATGTTGCAACAGGCAGTGATGCAGATGAAAAACAGGAAACTGTTAGATCAAGATTTTGGAACAATTGCATATCTTTCTTGAATAAGCTCTTGTCAAATAAGGCGATGTccattgatgatgatgaagatgagacCTGCTTTAATAACGCAAGCAGGTATGAAGAAGAGGAAACTGAAAATCGGCTTGCTTTGTGGGAGGACTTGGAGTTAAGAGGATTCTTGCCACTACTTCCTGCACAAACAATTTTGGATTTTTCGAGGAAGCATTCCTTTGGAGTTGATGGCAATAAGGAAAAAGTAGCCCGTGTTAGAAGGATCCTAGCTGCAGGGAAGCATCTTGCAAATGTGGTTAGAGTTGATCAAGAACCAATGCGTTTTGATTCGAAGGTCAAGAAATTTATTATCGGTGTTGAGCCTCAAACCACAAATGGTTGCATGTTTACTACCACCTATGGGGCCATGCCTCCTACAAATAGTATGATGTATGAAAAGAAGTTGGAGAAAACAAAGAATCTGGGCATTCCGCAGCAAAATCCTGAATTAGAAGGGGAAGAGGAGGATGAGGTAATAGTTTTTAAGCCCACAGTGGCTGAGAGGCGGTCCGATGCGATTGGTCTGGAATGGGCCCCGTATGAGGGCCTGGATCCTGGTCTAAATGTTTCTACAAATGATATGAAGTTTCTTGGCAGTTCTGTTTCAGCCCCTCTAGGGAATCTTCGGCAGCAGATTGGTCTTGATTCGGGTTTACAAGTTCCTCTATCTGTTGCTAATATGGTCCCCCAGCATCCTCAACCAATTCAATCTTATGCTTCAAAGTGGTCAGTGGAAGAGGAATCTGTTCTTTCTAACGGCTTGAAAGGTCTAAGATTTCCGGAGGATGGACATCTAATGAAATCTGAGCACCAGGACAATGGCATATTCACTCCTGTCAATTCAGCTTCCATCCAGCAAGCTGTCAGTGCCAATAATGGCAGTATGTCTTACAGTCATACAAAAGCTCCAGAACCCTTCATATCTAAGATTGATGCTTTTCCGTTGTCTGGGGTGATGTCAGACAATTTGGCTGTGAAAACATCATCAGCTTCAGTTGCTGGTACAAGAAGAAGTCCAGTTGGTCGGCCTATTAGGCACCTTGGGCCCCCACCTGGTTTTAACCCTGTTCGCCCTAAACAAGTGAATGAACTTGTTTCTGGGTCCGATTTGGTGAGTGAGCTACCAGTAATGGATGATTATAGCTGGTTGGATGGGTATCAGTTGCCATCATCAAGGAAAGGCTCTGGGACAAATAGTTCCATCAATTACCCATCTTATTCTAATGCCCAGCACATCAATATCAGCAATGGCTCGAGTGGGACTGTCAACTTTCCATTTCCTGGAAAACAACTTCCAATTATGCCATTCTCAGTGGAAAACCAAAAGGGCTGGCAAGAATACCAGACCCTTGAACAGCTAAATCTGCACCATGAACAGCAGTTGCAGCAACAGCTTAACCCCATCAATGGAAATCAGCAATTTACTCGGCTGCCTGAGCAATATCAAGGACAGTCCATCTGGACAGGTCGTTACTTCGTGTGA
- the LOC121241587 gene encoding uncharacterized protein LOC121241587 translates to MNLWFLGAFPWFRGQPRNDLVITLNSTSGLVQQSKQKDCFGIKLWGWSLLSLLPWAINARDRIQTPATVNRGLKRRAQPPGAVENGGKVVALRFRPYVSKVPWHTGVRAFLSQLFPRYGHYCGPNWSSGKDHGSPIWDKRPIDWLDFCCYCHDIGYDTHDQAKLLQADLAFLECLERPNMSTKGDPQIAVLYKTMCITGLKNILLPYRSHLVKLQSGQPLIDFGWISNVKWRSWSFQKSSR, encoded by the exons ATGAATTTATGGTTCCTTGGTGCTTTCCCATGGTTTAGGGGCCAACCTCGCAATGATTTGGTGATCACTCTGAATTCCACGAGTGGCCTTGTCCAACAATCTAAACAGAAAGATTGCTTTGGTATCAAGTTGTGGGGATGGTCCTTGCTTTCATTGCTTCCCTGGGCAATCAATGCTAGAGATAGAATTCAAACACCGGCCACTGTTAATAGAGGATTAAAGAGGCGAGCGCAACCTCCTGGGGCTGTTGAAAATGGTGGCAAGGTTGTGGCTTTGCGCTTTAGACCATATGTTTCAAAGGTTCCATGGCATACAGGTGTAAGAGcatttctttctcaattatTTCCGCGATATGGGCATTATTGTGGACCTAATTGGTCCAGTGGAAAAGATCATGGATCTCCAATTTGGGACAAGCGGCCAATTGATTGGTTGGACTTCTGCTGCTACTGCCATGATATTGGTTATGACACACATGATCAGGCCAAGCTACTTCAGGCCGACTTGGCGTTTCTCGAGTGTTTGGAGAGACCAAATATGAGTACAAAAGGAGATCCTCAGATTGCAGTTCTTTATAAGACGATGTGCATTACAG GTCTCAAGAATATACTACTACCTTACAGAAGCCACCTTGTTAAGCTGCAGTCTGGGCAACCTTTGATTGATTTTGGATGGATAAGCAACGTAAAATGGAGAAGTTGGAGTTTTCAGAAGAGTTCAAGATAA
- the LOC121240200 gene encoding hydroxyproline O-arabinosyltransferase PLENTY-like, with the protein MIGRKNTGRASPVLLVLLALGFFFASYNFLSIVIHNKASNSGSWVADRLDWFDPIIGIPEKMKRSRNSKFHVALTATDASYSQWQCRIMHYWYKKVKEMPGSDMGEFTRILHSGSPDKLMEEIPTFVVDPLPEGLDRGYVVLNRPWAFVQWLEKAKIEEEYILMAEPDHIFVNPLPNLADGIQPAGFPFFYIKPAEHEKIIRKFYPEENGPVADIDPIGNSPVIIKKSSLEEIAPTWVNVSLRMKDDPETDKAFGWVLEMYAYAVASALHDVRHILRKDFMLQPPWDLNVGKKFIIHYTYGCDYNSKGVLTYGKVGEWRFDKRSYLTGPPPRNLSLPPPGVPESVVRLVKMVNEATSNIPGWETLTSG; encoded by the exons ATGATTGGAAGGAAAAACACGGGACGTGCATCTCCGGTACTTTTGGTGCTTTTGGCGCTTGGATTTTTCTTTGCAAGCTATAATTTTTTGTCTATCGTAATACACAACAAAGCTTCCAATTCGGGGAGTTGGGTGGCGGACAGATTGGACTGGTTTGATCCCATTATTGGGATACCTGAGAAGATGAAGAGATCAAGGAATTCAAAGTTTCACGTTGCCCTTACGGCAACAGATGCTTCTTATAGCCAATGGCAGTGTCGGATTATGCATTACTGGTATAAGAAGGTCAAAGAAATGCCTGGATCAGACATGGGAGAGTTTACCCGAATTTTGCATTCTGGAAGTCCAGACAAGTTGATGGAGGAAATTCCTACTTTCGTGGTTGATCCTCTTCCAGAGGGCTTGGATCGG GGTTATGTTGTTCTAAATAGACCATGGGCTTTTGTGCAATGGCTGGAAAAAGCAAAAATTGAAGAAGA ATACATTCTGATGGCAGAGCCTGATCATATATTTGTAAACCCTCTACCTAACTTGGCAGATGGAATCCAACCAGCAGGGTTTCCTTTTTTCTACATTAAACCAGCTGAGCATGAGAAAATAATTCGGAAATTTTATCCAGAGGAGAATGGTCCTGTGGCTGATATTGATCCAATTGGCAATTCTCCTGTAATTATCAAAAAG TCATCACTGGAGGAAATTGCTCCCACATGGGTGAATGTTTCCTTGAGAATGAAAGATGATCCAGAGACAGATAAGGCTTTTGGATGGGTGCTTGAAAT GTATGCATATGCTGTAGCGTCTGCATTGCATGATGTGCGCCATATTCTTCGTAAAGACTTTATGTTGCAG CCTCCATGGGATCTAAATGTGGGAAAGAAGTTCATCATCCATTATACTTATGGATGTGACTATAATTCAAAG GGAGTACTAACATATGGAAAGGTTGGAGAATGGCGTTTTGACAAGAGATCATATCTTACTGGTCCTCCACCAAGAAACCTCTCCTTACCCCCTCCAGGAGTTCCTGAAAGTGTG GTGAGACTCGTAAAGATGGTGAATGAGGCTACATCAAATATTCCCGGGTGGGAGACATTAACTAGCGGCTGA
- the LOC121240198 gene encoding protein SMG7-like isoform X1 translates to MFRAVDLILEMDKMSTPTSREHAQRLYEKNVELEKRRRRSAQARIPSDPNAWQQMRENYEAIILEDHVFSEQHSIEYALWQLHYRRIEELRQHFSATLATAGSNTSQGVKGPARPDRIAKIRMQFKAFLSEATGFYHDLILKIRAKYGLPLGYFSEDSDNRIVMEKDGKKSTEMRNGLISCHRCLIYLGDLARYKGLYGEGDSKSREYAAASSYYLQASSLWPSSGNPHHQLAILASYSGDELLTVYRYFRSLAVDSPFSTARDNLIVAFEKNRQTYSQLSEDVKASVIKESPVRLTGKGKGKGDVKLASKDTNTEGSQVKDGASTGPETYKSFCVRFVRLNGILFTRTSLETFAEVLSLVSSGLCELLTSGPQEELNFGADALENGLLIVRLISILIFTVHNVRREAEGQSYSEIVQRAVLLQNAFTAVFELMGHILERCVQLHDPSSSYLLPGILVFVEWLACCPDVATGSDADEKQETVRSRFWNNCISFLNKLLSNKAMSIDDDEDETCFNNASRYEEEETENRLALWEDLELRGFLPLLPAQTILDFSRKHSFGVDGNKEKVARVRRILAAGKHLANVVRVDQEPMRFDSKVKKFIIGVEPQTTNGCMFTTTYGAMPPTNSMMYEKKLEKTKNLGIPQQNPELEGEEEDEVIVFKPTVAERRSDAIGLEWAPYEGLDPGLNVSTNDMKFLGSSVSAPLGNLRQQIGLDSGLQVPLSVANMVPQHPQPIQSYASKWSVEEESVLSNGLKGLRFPEDGHLMKSEHQDNGIFTPVNSASIQQAVSANNGSMSYSHTKAPEPFISKIDAFPLSGVMSDNLAVKTSSASVAGTRRSPVGRPIRHLGPPPGFNPVRPKQVNELVSGSDLVSELPVMDDYSWLDGYQLPSSRKGSGTNSSINYPSYSNAQHINISNGSSGTVNFPFPGKQLPIMPFSVENQKGWQEYQTLEQLNLHHEQQLQQQLNPINGNQQFTRLPEQYQGQSIWTGRYFV, encoded by the exons ATGTTTCGCGCGGTGGATCTGATTCTCGAG ATGGATAAAATGTCCACTCCAACATCTAGGGAGCATGCCCAACGTCTTTATGAGAAG AATGTGGAATTGGAAAAAAGGCGTCGAAGGTCGGCCCAGGCACGCATCCCATCAGATCCGAATGCTTGGCAACAGATGCGTGAGAATTATGAAGCAATAATTCTTGAGGATCATGTTTTCTCTGAGCAGCACAGCATTGAATATGCTCTTTGGCAGTTACACTACAGGAGAATTGAGGAATTGAGACAACACTTTAGTGCTACTTTAGCAACTGCAGGCTCAAACACATCTCAGGGTGTGAAAGGCCCTGCTCGACCTGATCGAATTGCAAAAATAAGAATGCAATTCAAAGCTTTCCTTTCAGAAGCAACTGGGTTTTACCACGATCTTATTTTGAAAATCCGAGCTAAGTATGGCCTTCCTCTGGGTTATTTCTCTGAGGATTCAGACAACCGAATTGTTATGGAGAAAGATGGGAAGAAATCTACTGAAATGAGAAATGGTCTGATATCTTGTCACCGTTGCTTGATATATTTGGGTGACCTTGCACGTTATAAAGGACTATATGGGGAGGGTGACTCTAAAAGTCGGGAGTATGCTGCAGCTTCAAGTTACTATTTGCAAGCTTCATCTCTGTGGCCATCAAGTGGGAATCCCCATCATCAG CTTGCTATATTGGCTTCCTATTCGGGGGACGAGCTATTGACAGTTTATCGATATTTTCGGAGTCTGGCAGTGGATAGTCCCTTCTCAACAGCAAGGGATAACTTGATTGTTGCATTTGAGaag AATCGTCAGACTTACTCTCAACTGTCCGAGGATGTCAAAGCTTCTGTGATCAAGGAATCTCCTGTGCGGTTGACTGGCAAGGGAAAAGGGAAAGGGGATGTGAAACTTGCATCAAAAGATACAAACACAGAAGGCAGCCAAGTAAAGGACGGAGCATCCACTGGGCCCGAGACTTATAAATCCTTTTGTGTTCGGTTTGTTCGTCTAAATGGAATTCTTTTCACACGCACAAG CCTGGAGACATTTGCAGAAGTTCTGTCTTTGGTTAGCAGTGGTTTATGTGAACTTCTGACTTCTGGGCCACAAGAAGAGCTGAATTTTGGTGCTGATGCTCTTGAGAATGGACTTCTCATTGTTAGACTTATCTCCATTCTTATATTCACAGTTCATAATGTAAGAAGGGAGGCTGAAGGTCAATCATATTCGGAAATTGTACAGCGTGCTGTTCTACTTCAGAATGCATTTACTGCTGTTTTTGAGTTGATGGGACACATTCTAGAGAGATGTGTGCAGCTGCATGATCCTTCTTCAAGTTACCTCTTACCTGGCATTCTGGTATTTGTAGAATGGCTGGCTTGTTGTCCAGATGTTGCAACAGGCAGTGATGCAGATGAAAAACAGGAAACTGTTAGATCAAGATTTTGGAACAATTGCATATCTTTCTTGAATAAGCTCTTGTCAAATAAGGCGATGTccattgatgatgatgaagatgagacCTGCTTTAATAACGCAAGCAGGTATGAAGAAGAGGAAACTGAAAATCGGCTTGCTTTGTGGGAGGACTTGGAGTTAAGAGGATTCTTGCCACTACTTCCTGCACAAACAATTTTGGATTTTTCGAGGAAGCATTCCTTTGGAGTTGATGGCAATAAGGAAAAAGTAGCCCGTGTTAGAAGGATCCTAGCTGCAGGGAAGCATCTTGCAAATGTGGTTAGAGTTGATCAAGAACCAATGCGTTTTGATTCGAAGGTCAAGAAATTTATTATCGGTGTTGAGCCTCAAACCACAAATGGTTGCATGTTTACTACCACCTATGGGGCCATGCCTCCTACAAATAGTATGATGTATGAAAAGAAGTTGGAGAAAACAAAGAATCTGGGCATTCCGCAGCAAAATCCTGAATTAGAAGGGGAAGAGGAGGATGAGGTAATAGTTTTTAAGCCCACAGTGGCTGAGAGGCGGTCCGATGCGATTGGTCTGGAATGGGCCCCGTATGAGGGCCTGGATCCTGGTCTAAATGTTTCTACAAATGATATGAAGTTTCTTGGCAGTTCTGTTTCAGCCCCTCTAGGGAATCTTCGGCAGCAGATTGGTCTTGATTCGGGTTTACAAGTTCCTCTATCTGTTGCTAATATGGTCCCCCAGCATCCTCAACCAATTCAATCTTATGCTTCAAAGTGGTCAGTGGAAGAGGAATCTGTTCTTTCTAACGGCTTGAAAGGTCTAAGATTTCCGGAGGATGGACATCTAATGAAATCTGAGCACCAGGACAATGGCATATTCACTCCTGTCAATTCAGCTTCCATCCAGCAAGCTGTCAGTGCCAATAATGGCAGTATGTCTTACAGTCATACAAAAGCTCCAGAACCCTTCATATCTAAGATTGATGCTTTTCCGTTGTCTGGGGTGATGTCAGACAATTTGGCTGTGAAAACATCATCAGCTTCAGTTGCTGGTACAAGAAGAAGTCCAGTTGGTCGGCCTATTAGGCACCTTGGGCCCCCACCTGGTTTTAACCCTGTTCGCCCTAAACAAGTGAATGAACTTGTTTCTGGGTCCGATTTGGTGAGTGAGCTACCAGTAATGGATGATTATAGCTGGTTGGATGGGTATCAGTTGCCATCATCAAGGAAAGGCTCTGGGACAAATAGTTCCATCAATTACCCATCTTATTCTAATGCCCAGCACATCAATATCAGCAATGGCTCGAGTGGGACTGTCAACTTTCCATTTCCTGGAAAACAACTTCCAATTATGCCATTCTCAGTGGAAAACCAAAAGGGCTGGCAAGAATACCAGACCCTTGAACAGCTAAATCTGCACCATGAACAGCAGTTGCAGCAACAGCTTAACCCCATCAATGGAAATCAGCAATTTACTCGGCTGCCTGAGCAATATCAAGGACAGTCCATCTGGACAGGTCGTTACTTCGTGTGA